In Desulfuromonas acetexigens, the following proteins share a genomic window:
- the glgP gene encoding alpha-glucan family phosphorylase, with translation MHTWKRFTQEPRIAYFSMEIGLSAEIPTYSGGLGVLAGDTIKSAADLKLPLVAVTLVSRHGYFRQSLDESGRQHESPVIWDPGAVMELLPAKTLVTIEDRDVKVQAWLYRVKSPTGGVVPVLFLDTDIPGNVESDRHITDDLYGGDLTYRLKQEIVLGIGGARILDALGFSIKKYHMNEGHAAFLTLELLDRSRHPLESTWDERAAWDTHRVIEQCVFTTHTPVAAGHDRFPYDLARRVLGEPVPMGLLKELAGADELNMTMLALNLSSYVNGVAKKHGQISQNLFPGFEIHAITNGIHAFTWASPFFVNLFNKYIPSWAHEPELLVRVDNIPDEEIWDAHCGAKAFLFQYIEETTGRRLDPELLTIGFARRSATYKRGDMIFTDLERLVRIAGGKLQLVFGGKAHPQDEPGKRMIEHIIQDGEQLRGKIEVVYLPNYNMEVASQLIPGVDLWLNTPIRPLEASGTSGMKAALNGVPNFSVLDGWWIEGHIEGVTGWSIGPAATETSVTENHGAEDVADLYTKLEKVILPLYYENRPGWIRVMKNAIGKNAYYFNTHVMMRRYVTEAYIR, from the coding sequence ATGCACACATGGAAACGTTTCACCCAGGAACCACGTATCGCCTATTTTTCCATGGAAATCGGCCTCTCCGCCGAAATCCCGACCTATAGCGGCGGCCTCGGCGTGCTCGCCGGCGACACCATCAAGAGTGCCGCCGATCTGAAGCTGCCGCTGGTAGCGGTAACCCTGGTCAGCCGCCACGGCTATTTCCGCCAGAGCCTCGACGAATCCGGCCGTCAGCATGAGTCTCCGGTGATCTGGGATCCCGGCGCGGTCATGGAACTTTTGCCGGCGAAGACCCTGGTGACCATCGAAGACCGCGACGTCAAGGTGCAGGCCTGGCTCTATCGGGTCAAAAGCCCCACCGGCGGCGTCGTTCCGGTACTTTTTCTCGATACCGACATCCCCGGCAACGTCGAATCCGACCGCCACATCACCGACGATCTCTACGGCGGCGACCTCACCTATCGGCTCAAGCAGGAAATCGTCCTCGGCATCGGCGGCGCCCGCATCCTCGACGCCCTTGGCTTCTCCATCAAGAAGTATCACATGAACGAGGGGCACGCCGCCTTCCTGACCCTGGAACTGCTCGACCGCTCCCGTCATCCCCTGGAAAGCACCTGGGACGAGCGTGCCGCCTGGGACACCCATCGGGTCATCGAACAGTGCGTCTTCACCACCCACACCCCGGTCGCGGCCGGACATGACCGTTTTCCCTACGATCTGGCAAGGCGGGTGCTGGGGGAACCGGTGCCGATGGGGCTACTGAAAGAGTTGGCCGGGGCGGACGAGCTCAACATGACCATGCTCGCCCTCAACCTGAGCAGCTACGTCAACGGTGTGGCGAAAAAACACGGCCAGATTTCGCAGAATCTCTTTCCCGGCTTCGAGATTCACGCCATCACCAATGGCATTCACGCCTTCACCTGGGCTTCCCCCTTTTTCGTCAATCTGTTCAACAAATATATTCCGAGTTGGGCGCACGAACCGGAACTGCTGGTGCGGGTCGACAATATTCCCGACGAGGAGATCTGGGACGCCCATTGCGGCGCCAAGGCCTTTCTTTTTCAGTACATCGAGGAAACGACCGGCCGCCGCCTCGATCCCGAGTTGCTGACTATCGGCTTCGCCCGCCGCTCGGCCACCTACAAACGGGGGGATATGATCTTCACCGATCTGGAGCGACTGGTGCGCATCGCCGGCGGCAAGCTCCAACTGGTTTTCGGCGGAAAGGCCCATCCCCAGGACGAGCCGGGCAAACGCATGATCGAGCACATTATCCAAGACGGCGAACAGTTGCGCGGCAAGATCGAGGTCGTCTATCTGCCCAATTACAATATGGAGGTCGCCTCCCAGCTTATCCCCGGGGTCGATCTCTGGCTCAACACCCCAATCCGCCCCCTCGAAGCCTCGGGGACCAGCGGCATGAAAGCGGCACTCAACGGCGTCCCCAATTTCAGCGTTCTCGACGGCTGGTGGATCGAAGGGCACATCGAGGGGGTCACCGGCTGGTCCATCGGCCCGGCCGCCACGGAAACTTCGGTCACGGAAAACCACGGAGCCGAGGATGTGGCAGATCTCTACACCAAGCTGGAAAAGGTCATCCTCCCCCTCTATTATGAAAATCGTCCGGGCTGGATCCGGGTCATGAAAAACGCCATCGGCAAGAATGCTTATTACTTCAACACCCATGTCATGATGCGCCGCTACGTGACCGAGGCCTACATTCGCTGA
- a CDS encoding class I SAM-dependent methyltransferase, which yields MNPSDPNHNATTPVDWNTRWREKNGETSTPDPWLVRILPLLPVGEALDVACGRGRNSLYLAERGYRVTAVDHSREGLLQLRAAAKERGLAITTQRLDLEAAPDLPHATFDLVIDFFYLHRPLFAALMACLRPGGTLVVRTFSSAGNFPGQPRHPEFVLAPGELPTIFQGWDILLHEEGLEPSSKGGSLAGIVARHP from the coding sequence ATGAACCCTTCCGATCCCAACCATAACGCCACCACGCCGGTCGACTGGAACACCCGTTGGCGAGAGAAAAACGGCGAGACATCCACGCCCGATCCCTGGCTGGTCAGGATTCTCCCTCTGCTTCCGGTTGGTGAGGCGCTGGATGTTGCCTGCGGCCGGGGGCGCAACAGCCTTTATTTGGCCGAGCGGGGGTACCGAGTGACCGCCGTCGATCATTCCAGAGAAGGACTCCTCCAATTACGCGCCGCTGCCAAAGAACGGGGCCTGGCGATCACGACCCAGCGCCTCGATCTGGAAGCGGCCCCCGACCTGCCCCATGCGACCTTTGATCTGGTCATCGACTTTTTCTATCTGCATCGTCCCCTCTTCGCAGCGCTGATGGCGTGTCTGCGCCCCGGCGGGACGCTGGTGGTGCGCACCTTCAGTTCTGCCGGAAACTTTCCCGGCCAACCCCGCCACCCCGAGTTCGTCCTCGCGCCGGGGGAACTGCCAACCATTTTCCAGGGCTGGGACATCCTGCTGCACGAGGAAGGGCTGGAACCGTCGAGCAAAGGGGGGAGCCTCGCCGGAATTGTCGCCCGGCACCCGTGA
- a CDS encoding DUF882 domain-containing protein translates to MILLAGAALPTEALARLAQKSLPERSLSFYNTHTGEQLKRVVYWSNGRYVPEHLRQINRILRDHRTDEIRKIDVELLDMLFSVQNRLQVREPLHIISGYRSQQSNAQLRKKSKGVAKKSLHTKGQAIDFRIPGRDLRDVRKVALAMKQGGVGFYPGSEFVHIDTGPFRTW, encoded by the coding sequence TTGATCCTCCTGGCCGGCGCGGCGCTACCCACCGAGGCCCTGGCCCGATTGGCCCAAAAATCCCTGCCCGAACGTTCCCTTTCCTTTTACAACACCCACACCGGCGAACAACTCAAGCGCGTGGTTTATTGGTCGAACGGTCGCTACGTTCCCGAACATCTGCGGCAGATCAATCGTATTCTGCGCGACCACCGCACCGATGAGATCCGCAAGATCGACGTCGAGCTCTTGGACATGCTCTTTTCCGTGCAGAATCGTCTCCAGGTCCGGGAACCGCTGCATATCATCTCCGGCTACCGTTCCCAGCAGAGCAACGCCCAGTTGCGTAAGAAGTCGAAGGGGGTGGCCAAGAAGAGTCTGCATACCAAGGGGCAGGCCATCGATTTCCGCATCCCCGGACGGGATCTGCGCGATGTGCGCAAGGTCGCCCTGGCGATGAAGCAGGGGGGCGTCGGTTTCTATCCCGGTTCCGAATTTGTCCACATCGACACCGGACCTTTTCGCACCTGGTAG